From a single Nicotiana tabacum cultivar K326 chromosome 8, ASM71507v2, whole genome shotgun sequence genomic region:
- the LOC142163104 gene encoding uncharacterized protein LOC142163104: MLNNNNRMLQQLIGTTGKLTERVDSHELVIKGIEVKLGQISIALNSRPQGTLPADTQINLKEQGPKQLMAVSLQNGRDLDLEQEIARESRPTETPVPVPIEIDNSVGLTEVMVQHVQENARKKRPPTPFPYRLAKYQKDEQYKKFLEMLKQIQVNIPLIDVLKEMPGYAKIMKELMSHKFDFQDLATVTLTQTCSVAVTRPIAENLPDPGSFTIPYTIGNYAFAKALCDLGAIINLMPLAVYKRLGIGRARLTSMLLQLVDRTVKRPSRILDDVLVQVGKFVFPADFVILDCQVDKEIPIILGRPFLTTKRALIGCETGELKIILNNEEITFNVQKSIRRPSEFANYSLIDVVDVILEEEDETLNIKDPIAACHTNLDEANREDLAEWVLALEGQGRTTFAGTNGVQDCNWLDHCIMGISPAFCMHKILLEDRHKPSREHQRRMSPNMKDVVKKEVIKWYLIEKKESKSRLIRCVLLLQEFDLEIRDRNETENQVANHLSRMEGAKKKVEVEEILKTFPDEQLLATSFEEASWYTDIANYLACHASPYGGHFREVRIADKILELDFNWPTLSKDAYLWIKGCDEFQRIGNISRRHEMPMNPIQELEVFDVWGIDFKGPFVSLYGNKYILVAVDYVSKWVEAASLPTNDAKGANWFFEKEHIHPIWHSKGNNQ; encoded by the exons ATGCTGAATAACAACAACAGAATGCTGCAACAACTGATCGGGACCACCGGAAAATTAACAGAGAGAGTAGACTCACATGAATTAGTAATAAAGGGTATTGAGGTAAAATTAGGACAGATTTCAATTGCTTTAAATAGTCGTCCCCAAGGGACGTTACCTGCAGATACTCAAATTAATCTAAAAGAGCAGGGCCCAAAACAGCTTATGGCAGTGAGTCTACAAAATGGTAGAGACCTAGATCTAGAGCAAGAAATTGCTCGTGAAAGCAGACCTACTGAGACACCGGTGCCAGTACCCATTGAGATAGATAATTCAGTAGGGTTAACTGAGGTGATGGTACAACATGTACAAGAGAACGCCA GGAAGAAGCGACCTCCAACACCATTCCCATATAGATTGGCCAAGTATCAGAAAGATGAGCAgtacaagaaattcttggagatgttgaagcaaattCAGGTAAACATTCCATTGATTGACGTTTTAAAggagatgcctggttatgcaaaaataATGAAGGAATTGATGTCCCACAAGTTCGACTTTCAAGACTTGGCAACGGTTACACTGACTCAGACTTGCAGTGTTGCTGTGACGAGACCCATAGCTGAGAATCTGCCTgacccagggagtttcacaatcccatACACAATAGGCAACTATGCATTTGCTAAGGCACTGTGTGATCTGGGGGCAATCATAAACCTTATGCCCCTGGCTGTCTACAAAAGgctaggcattggaagagctagactcACGTCCATGTTACTACAGCTGGTTGACCGAACAGTGAAGAGGCCCTCTCGTATTCTTGATGATGTATTAGTACAGGTTGGGAAGTTTGTGTTCccagcagattttgtcattcttgacTGTCAGGTTGACAaggaaattcccataattttgggaagaccattcttgaCCACTAAGAGAGCTTTAATTGGCTGTGAAACTGGAGAgctcaaaataatattaaataatgaagagataacattcaacGTGCAGAAATCTATACGGAGACCAAGTGAATTTGCTAATTACTCTCTAATAGATGTCGTGgatgtaattttggaggaggaagatgagacaTTGAACATTAAAGACCCTATAGCAGCCTGTCACACGAACTTGGATGAAGCCAATAGAGAAGACTTGGCGGAGTGGGTACTTGCTCTTGAAGGCCAAG gcagaacaacttttgcaggtactAACGGAGTACAAGACTGCAATTGGTTGGACCATTGCATTATGGGTATCAGCCCGgccttctgtatgcataagattttACTGGAAGATAGGCACAAACCTtctagagaacatcaaagaaggatGAGCCCCAACATGAAAGatgtggtgaagaaagaagtgatcaagtg GTACTTAATCGAGAAGAAGGAGTCAAAATCGCGCCTGATTCGATGTGTGCTACTGCtgcaagaatttgatttggaaatCCGTGACCGAAATGAAACGGAGAACCAAGTAGCTAATCACTTGTCTAGGATGGAAGGAGCTAAGAAGAAGGTTGAGGTAGAAGAGATTTTGAAAACTTTCCCAGATGAACAACTATTAGCCACAAGTTTTGAGGAAGCGTCATGGTATAcagacattgcaaactacctg gcatgtcatgcaTCACCATATGGTGGGCATTTCAGGGAAGTAAGGATAGCTGATAAAATCTTGGAGTTGGACTTCAACTGGCCAACATTGTccaaagatgcatatttatgGATAAAGGGTTGTGATGAATTCCAACGAATCGGGAATATTTCCCGCcgacatgagatgcctatgaacccAATTCAGGAGTTAGAAGTGTTTGATGTATGGGGAATCGATTTCAAGGGGCCTTTCGTCAGCTTATATGGCAACAAGTACATACTCGTCGCTGTGGACTACGTGtctaaatgggtagaggctgcatcgctccctacaaatgatgcaaaagGGGCTAATTGGTTTTTTGagaaagaacatattcacccaATTTGGCATTCCAAGGGCAAtaatcagtga